From the Leptotrichia sp. oral taxon 221 genome, one window contains:
- a CDS encoding ABC transporter permease/substrate-binding protein: protein MNKLILTFLEKKDELFSGIVEHIQISFIALIIALIIAIPLGIYLSYHKKLANIVIAINGVIQTIPSLAILALLIPIVGIGRKPAIIALILYALLPILHNTYTGITGVDPMYMVTSRALGMNKFQQLTKVQLPLAMPVIMTGVRTAAVLIIGTATLASLVGAGGLGKLILLGLDRNNNYLILLGAIPAALLAILFDFIFKQLEKLSIKKILIFLILITFACLFGSISSFNNTKKDKLIISGKLGSEPEILINMYKILIEENSKIGVELKPGLGKTSFVFNALKNGNIDIYPEFSGTAVFTFLNETPVNNNAEDVFNQAQKGMETKFKMVMLKPMKYNNTYAIAVSKKFADENNLKTISDLVRVKDKIKAGFTREFNDREDGYPGLKKLYQFEIPNIKEFEPKLRYVAVQSGDINLVDAYSTDPELAQYNMVILKDDKHLFPPYQGSPMMREETLKKYPELKKILEKLSGKISDEEMSTMNYRVSVKGEKAEDVAREYLRNAGIIKK, encoded by the coding sequence ATGAATAAATTAATTTTGACTTTTTTAGAGAAAAAAGACGAACTTTTTAGTGGAATTGTGGAGCATATTCAAATTTCTTTTATTGCACTAATAATCGCTCTAATTATCGCCATTCCACTAGGAATTTATTTGAGCTATCATAAAAAATTAGCAAATATTGTTATTGCGATTAACGGCGTTATTCAAACTATACCATCTTTAGCAATTTTAGCACTTCTAATTCCTATTGTTGGAATTGGGAGAAAACCTGCTATAATCGCCTTAATACTTTATGCTCTGCTTCCAATTTTACATAATACTTACACTGGGATTACTGGCGTGGATCCAATGTATATGGTAACTTCAAGAGCTTTAGGAATGAATAAATTTCAGCAACTTACAAAAGTTCAGCTTCCACTGGCTATGCCTGTAATAATGACAGGAGTTAGAACGGCTGCAGTTTTGATTATTGGGACTGCCACATTGGCTTCACTTGTTGGAGCTGGAGGACTTGGAAAGTTGATTTTACTTGGTCTTGATAGGAATAATAACTATTTGATTTTGTTAGGAGCGATTCCTGCTGCTTTACTTGCGATTTTATTCGATTTCATCTTTAAGCAATTGGAAAAATTGAGTATCAAAAAAATATTAATTTTCCTAATTTTAATCACGTTTGCGTGTCTTTTTGGGTCAATTAGCAGTTTTAATAATACAAAAAAAGACAAATTGATAATTTCTGGAAAACTTGGTTCTGAGCCAGAAATATTGATAAATATGTATAAAATTTTGATTGAAGAAAATAGTAAAATTGGCGTTGAGTTAAAACCTGGACTTGGAAAAACTTCATTCGTATTCAATGCTTTGAAAAATGGCAATATTGATATTTATCCTGAATTTTCAGGAACTGCCGTTTTTACTTTCTTGAATGAAACTCCTGTGAATAATAATGCTGAAGATGTTTTTAATCAAGCACAAAAAGGAATGGAAACTAAATTTAAAATGGTTATGTTAAAACCTATGAAATATAATAATACTTATGCAATCGCTGTTAGCAAGAAGTTTGCTGATGAAAATAATTTGAAGACGATTTCTGATTTGGTGAGAGTGAAGGATAAGATAAAAGCTGGATTTACAAGAGAATTTAATGACCGTGAAGATGGTTATCCTGGACTTAAAAAATTATATCAGTTTGAAATTCCGAATATTAAAGAGTTTGAGCCAAAACTCCGTTATGTTGCTGTTCAAAGTGGCGATATTAACTTGGTTGACGCATATTCTACTGATCCTGAACTTGCTCAATATAATATGGTTATTTTAAAGGATGATAAGCATTTATTTCCACCATATCAAGGTTCTCCAATGATGCGTGAAGAAACTTTAAAAAAATATCCTGAATTGAAAAAGATTTTGGAAAAATTGAGTGGAAAAATTTCAGATGAAGAAATGTCGACAATGAATTATCGTGTTTCTGTGAAAGGTGAGAAAGCGGAAGATGTTGCTAGAGAATATTTGAGAAATGCTGGAATTATTAAAAAATAA
- a CDS encoding MarR family transcriptional regulator translates to MKSNSGFYISRIKQVNTRLLNKFLAQKNIMAFNGEQGRILHVLWENDGISNRELSKKSGLAMSSLTTMLERMKEKKLLIRKFCPTDKRKSLIFLTDYAKSLKSEYDEISDKMTEISFEGISDEERLAFETTLEKVLYNFEKAEQEFNKK, encoded by the coding sequence ATGAAATCAAACTCTGGATTTTATATAAGCAGAATAAAACAAGTAAATACTAGACTTTTGAATAAATTTTTAGCACAAAAAAATATAATGGCGTTTAATGGGGAACAAGGTCGAATTTTGCATGTGCTTTGGGAAAATGATGGGATTAGTAATAGAGAATTGTCGAAAAAATCTGGTCTTGCTATGAGTTCACTTACAACGATGCTTGAACGGATGAAAGAAAAAAAATTATTGATACGAAAATTTTGTCCGACTGATAAACGGAAAAGTTTAATTTTTTTAACGGATTATGCTAAATCCTTGAAAAGTGAATATGATGAAATTTCTGACAAAATGACTGAAATCTCTTTTGAAGGAATTTCAGATGAGGAAAGATTGGCTTTTGAGACAACTTTAGAAAAAGTTTTGTATAACTTTGAAAAAGCTGAACAGGAATTTAATAAAAAATAA
- the leuS gene encoding leucine--tRNA ligase, with product MIKEYNPNEIEKKWQDKWAEKDVFKSENKADGKENYYVLEMFAYPSGKLHVGHLRNYAIGDAIARYKKMKGFNVLHPFGWDSFGLPAENAAIDHGAHPGKWTKANIDNMRRQLKLMGLSYDWDRELSTYTPEYYKWNQKFFIEMYKKGLVYKKKSFVNWCPDCNTVLANEQVEDGKCWRHSKTDVIQKELSQWYFKITDYAEELLQGHEELRGHWPEQVLTMQKNWIGKSTGSEVDFILDYKFENNGHTHLKLNDKEEVVISVFTTRPDTLYGVTYATVAPEHPLVEEVILKENPSIREKVEAMRNEDKIARTAEDKEKEGVFSGIYVINPVNGEKVQLWVANYVLMDYGTGAVMAVPAHDERDFQFAKKYNLDLKIVVNPVDKNGNLEEVSVEKLENALTVPGVLVNSEEFNGLNSNEAKEKITEKLEKIGLGKKTVNYRLHDWLISRQRYWGTPIPVIYDEDGNIYLEEEENLPVKLPTDIEFNGKGNPLETSEEFKDVILPNGKKGRRETDTMDTFVDSSWYYLRYLDSHNADKPFEKADADAWTPVNQYIGGIEHAVMHLLYARFFHKSLRDLGYVDTNEPFKKLLTQGMVLGPSFYSQNERRYLFPREAEFKDGKAFSIETGEELVTKVEKMSKSKNNGVDPEEIVKEYGADSSRVFTLFAAPPEKELEWNMNGLAGAYRFINRLYLLVSGTAEFSEHNAKSANHYGVELKNRNQKDEEIQKKLHQTVKKVTESIEDDFHFNTAIAAVMELLNDMTTYKQEVIDKDNISSESKKIWREVLEKTILLIAPFAPHVADELWAYLGNETFTFEEEWPKYDEELTKDYTFNLVIQVNGKVRDMVSAQIGISKDDAEKLALESEKAKKFIVGKEVVKVIVVPNKLVNVVVKG from the coding sequence ATGATTAAGGAATATAATCCTAATGAAATTGAGAAAAAATGGCAAGATAAATGGGCTGAAAAAGATGTTTTTAAGTCTGAAAATAAAGCCGATGGGAAAGAGAATTATTATGTGCTTGAGATGTTTGCATATCCGTCAGGGAAATTGCATGTTGGGCATTTGAGAAACTATGCGATTGGTGATGCGATTGCTAGATATAAGAAAATGAAAGGGTTTAATGTGTTGCATCCATTTGGATGGGATAGTTTTGGGTTACCTGCGGAAAATGCGGCGATTGATCATGGAGCTCATCCTGGAAAATGGACTAAAGCGAACATTGACAATATGAGAAGACAGTTGAAACTTATGGGCCTTTCTTATGATTGGGATAGAGAACTTAGTACTTATACTCCAGAGTATTACAAATGGAATCAAAAATTCTTTATTGAAATGTATAAAAAAGGATTGGTTTATAAGAAAAAATCTTTTGTAAACTGGTGTCCTGATTGTAATACGGTTTTGGCGAATGAACAAGTTGAAGATGGGAAATGCTGGAGACATAGTAAAACTGATGTTATTCAAAAGGAATTGTCGCAATGGTATTTTAAAATAACTGATTATGCTGAAGAATTGCTGCAAGGGCATGAAGAACTTAGAGGACATTGGCCTGAACAAGTTTTAACTATGCAAAAAAACTGGATTGGAAAATCAACTGGATCTGAAGTTGACTTTATTTTAGATTACAAATTTGAAAATAATGGACATACGCATTTGAAATTGAATGACAAGGAAGAAGTTGTAATTTCTGTGTTTACAACAAGACCTGATACACTTTATGGAGTTACTTATGCAACTGTTGCACCAGAACATCCGTTGGTTGAGGAAGTTATTTTAAAGGAAAATCCTAGTATTAGAGAAAAAGTTGAAGCGATGAGAAATGAGGATAAAATAGCTCGTACAGCAGAAGATAAGGAAAAAGAAGGAGTCTTTTCTGGAATTTATGTGATTAATCCTGTAAATGGTGAAAAAGTGCAGTTGTGGGTTGCAAACTATGTATTGATGGATTATGGGACAGGAGCTGTTATGGCGGTGCCTGCACATGATGAAAGAGATTTTCAATTTGCTAAGAAATATAACTTGGATTTGAAAATTGTTGTAAATCCTGTTGATAAAAATGGAAATTTAGAAGAAGTTTCTGTTGAAAAATTGGAAAATGCTTTAACAGTTCCAGGAGTATTAGTGAATTCAGAAGAATTTAACGGATTAAATAGTAATGAAGCAAAAGAGAAAATTACTGAAAAATTGGAAAAAATTGGGCTTGGTAAGAAAACGGTAAATTATAGACTTCATGATTGGTTGATTAGTAGACAAAGATATTGGGGAACTCCGATTCCTGTAATTTATGATGAAGATGGGAATATTTACTTGGAAGAAGAAGAAAACTTGCCAGTAAAACTTCCTACTGATATTGAATTTAATGGGAAAGGAAATCCGCTTGAAACTTCGGAAGAGTTTAAGGATGTGATTTTGCCGAATGGGAAAAAAGGTAGAAGAGAAACTGATACGATGGATACTTTCGTTGACTCGTCTTGGTACTATTTGAGATATTTGGATTCTCATAATGCGGATAAGCCATTTGAAAAAGCGGACGCAGATGCTTGGACACCTGTAAATCAATATATTGGTGGAATTGAACATGCGGTAATGCATTTGCTTTATGCGAGATTTTTCCATAAATCACTTAGAGATTTGGGATATGTTGACACAAATGAGCCATTTAAAAAATTGTTGACGCAAGGAATGGTTTTAGGGCCTTCATTCTATTCGCAAAATGAGAGAAGATACTTATTCCCAAGAGAAGCTGAATTTAAAGATGGAAAAGCGTTCTCGATTGAAACAGGGGAAGAATTAGTTACAAAAGTAGAAAAAATGAGTAAATCAAAAAATAATGGAGTTGATCCTGAAGAAATCGTGAAAGAATACGGAGCCGACTCTTCAAGAGTGTTTACATTATTTGCTGCACCGCCTGAAAAAGAATTGGAATGGAACATGAATGGGCTTGCAGGGGCATACAGATTTATAAATAGATTGTATTTGTTAGTTTCTGGAACTGCAGAATTTTCTGAACATAATGCGAAATCAGCAAATCACTATGGAGTTGAATTAAAAAATAGAAATCAAAAAGATGAAGAAATTCAAAAGAAATTGCATCAAACAGTTAAAAAAGTTACAGAAAGCATCGAAGATGATTTCCACTTCAATACCGCAATTGCAGCTGTTATGGAATTGTTAAACGACATGACGACTTACAAGCAAGAAGTAATTGATAAAGACAATATATCTTCAGAAAGCAAAAAAATCTGGCGTGAAGTATTGGAAAAAACAATTTTGTTAATCGCACCATTTGCACCGCATGTAGCTGATGAATTGTGGGCTTATTTAGGAAATGAAACATTTACTTTTGAAGAAGAATGGCCAAAATATGACGAAGAATTGACAAAAGATTATACCTTCAATTTGGTAATTCAAGTAAATGGAAAAGTGAGAGACATGGTTTCGGCTCAAATTGGTATTTCAAAAGATGACGCTGAAAAACTTGCGTTGGAATCAGAAAAGGCTAAGAAATTTATTGTTGGAAAAGAAGTTGTGAAAGTGATTGTTGTACCAAATAAATTGGTTAATGTTGTTGTGAAAGGGTAA
- a CDS encoding SDR family oxidoreductase, producing MEKIKKISMDILFEKIEENKEVFIRLRDKLRIRGDIEMTKIAVTGVTGHLGGIVSKLCKKNGIEIRNLARNKEKAEKMGFSNVFKSSYDKSEETVKALEGIDVLFMVSGSENPNRVQQHKDFIDAAKMAKVSHIVYLSFYNASKNSVFTLGRDHYATEEYIKENGFKYTFLRDNFYADFFVDMCREYGEIKGPAGNGKVSVVVRSDVSEVVAKILENPEKWENQTLNMTGPEELTMNEIVKIVSEYFGKEIKYIDETVEEAYESRKIWKAEQWEYDSWVSTYTAIAQGEQSGISNDIEKVLGRKATSFSEYLEKL from the coding sequence TTGGAAAAAATTAAAAAAATCTCAATGGATATTTTGTTTGAAAAAATAGAAGAAAATAAAGAAGTATTTATTAGATTACGTGATAAATTGAGAATAAGAGGCGATATTGAAATGACTAAAATTGCAGTGACTGGAGTGACAGGACATTTAGGTGGAATTGTTTCAAAATTATGTAAGAAAAATGGAATAGAAATTAGAAACTTGGCTAGAAATAAAGAAAAGGCTGAAAAAATGGGATTTTCTAATGTTTTTAAGTCGAGTTATGATAAATCAGAAGAAACTGTGAAAGCGCTAGAGGGAATTGATGTTCTTTTTATGGTGTCTGGTTCGGAAAATCCTAATCGAGTTCAGCAACATAAGGATTTTATTGATGCGGCTAAAATGGCAAAAGTTTCGCACATTGTGTATCTTTCGTTTTACAATGCTTCAAAAAATTCTGTATTTACATTGGGAAGAGATCATTATGCAACTGAAGAGTATATTAAAGAAAATGGATTTAAATATACATTTTTGAGAGATAATTTTTATGCAGATTTTTTTGTGGACATGTGCAGAGAATACGGAGAGATAAAAGGACCTGCTGGGAATGGTAAAGTTTCTGTTGTAGTTCGTTCAGATGTTTCGGAAGTTGTTGCTAAAATTTTGGAAAATCCAGAAAAATGGGAAAATCAAACTTTGAATATGACAGGGCCTGAGGAACTTACAATGAATGAAATTGTAAAAATTGTGAGCGAATATTTTGGAAAAGAAATTAAGTATATTGATGAAACTGTGGAAGAAGCTTACGAAAGTCGTAAAATTTGGAAGGCTGAGCAATGGGAATATGATTCTTGGGTTTCGACTTATACTGCGATTGCTCAAGGGGAACAATCAGGGATTTCTAATGACATTGAGAAAGTTTTAGGGCGTAAAGCTACTTCGTTTTCGGAATATTTGGAAAAATTATAG
- a CDS encoding J domain-containing protein, producing the protein MKSLIKIVQFILNEIIELVLSIWTFLMGIGFYVILPILTFFALLALVIGKNWNGIIGIVLFSFVACLILGIIKLLQIILNFIVGILLNERGENKRIYKTYEQWYENSINQEYERRRRAQEEYQRQQQQEYQRKQNEKQRFWDEQYKKWQDKEYSKQQQQQSRQQYERQNNNNSRFKYQNTNDGGIIQKFEKYLDVLEIDKNGEITERIIHKAFLKKMKVVHPDKNLDKDTTAQAQELKAMEDFLKAQLEYYLMQRRKRQ; encoded by the coding sequence GTGAAATCTTTAATAAAAATAGTTCAATTTATATTAAATGAAATTATTGAACTCGTTCTTTCAATTTGGACGTTTTTAATGGGAATTGGATTTTATGTAATTCTGCCAATTTTAACTTTTTTTGCTCTTCTTGCTCTTGTTATTGGAAAAAATTGGAATGGAATTATCGGAATTGTGCTTTTCTCTTTTGTTGCTTGTTTAATTTTGGGGATTATTAAACTTCTTCAAATAATTTTAAATTTTATTGTGGGGATTCTTTTGAATGAAAGGGGAGAAAATAAAAGAATTTATAAAACATATGAGCAATGGTATGAAAATTCAATAAACCAAGAATACGAAAGAAGACGAAGAGCTCAAGAAGAATACCAACGACAGCAACAACAAGAATATCAACGAAAACAAAACGAAAAACAACGTTTTTGGGACGAACAATACAAAAAATGGCAAGATAAAGAATATTCAAAACAACAGCAGCAACAATCTCGACAACAATATGAAAGACAAAACAACAATAATTCTCGTTTCAAGTATCAAAATACAAATGATGGTGGAATTATTCAAAAATTTGAAAAATATCTTGATGTTTTAGAAATTGATAAAAATGGAGAAATTACTGAAAGGATTATACATAAAGCATTCTTAAAGAAAATGAAAGTTGTTCACCCTGATAAGAATCTTGATAAAGATACTACTGCTCAAGCTCAAGAACTAAAAGCAATGGAAGATTTCTTGAAGGCACAACTTGAATATTATTTAATGCAAAGGAGAAAAAGACAATGA
- a CDS encoding aminotransferase class IV, whose product MAGKTEFMKYAYFNKEIVEFEKATVSIATHSLQYGTTCFGGVRGYYRNGKVAIFRLEDHYKRLMTASKMLGFEFFMEWDEFKNIVTELVKKNDIKEDFYMRPFIFCKEPRLSPKKAGLDFDLAIYMLPLADYVSTKGGLRLMSSTYRKYNDSSIPTKAKAGGSYINSFLATSDAQRNGYDDALMFDDAGNVVEVSVANIVLIYRDQVIIPDTGNAALEGITVRSALELLEYNGYKINRGKIDRSMVFTADELLVTGTAMKITYAESLDQRPIGQLDFHAEPKPGKFYELLKGEYEKVINGDHELSKEWLFVVE is encoded by the coding sequence ATGGCAGGTAAAACTGAATTTATGAAATATGCATATTTCAATAAAGAAATAGTAGAATTTGAGAAAGCAACAGTAAGTATTGCAACTCACAGTTTACAATATGGAACAACTTGTTTCGGTGGAGTTAGAGGATACTACAGAAATGGGAAAGTAGCAATTTTTAGATTGGAAGATCACTATAAAAGACTTATGACAGCTTCAAAAATGTTAGGTTTTGAATTTTTCATGGAATGGGATGAATTTAAAAATATTGTAACTGAATTAGTTAAAAAGAACGATATTAAAGAAGATTTCTATATGAGACCATTCATTTTCTGTAAAGAACCAAGATTATCACCTAAAAAAGCAGGACTTGATTTTGATTTAGCAATTTATATGTTGCCACTTGCAGATTATGTAAGTACAAAAGGTGGATTAAGATTGATGAGTTCAACTTATAGAAAATATAACGATTCATCTATCCCAACTAAAGCAAAAGCAGGTGGATCTTACATCAATTCATTCCTAGCTACAAGTGACGCTCAAAGAAATGGTTATGATGATGCATTAATGTTTGATGATGCAGGAAATGTAGTAGAAGTTTCTGTTGCAAATATTGTATTAATTTACAGAGATCAAGTAATTATTCCTGATACAGGAAATGCAGCACTTGAAGGAATTACAGTAAGATCAGCATTAGAATTATTAGAATACAATGGATACAAAATCAACCGTGGAAAAATTGACAGATCAATGGTATTTACAGCAGATGAATTGTTAGTAACAGGAACAGCAATGAAAATCACTTATGCTGAATCATTAGACCAAAGACCAATTGGACAATTAGACTTCCATGCTGAACCAAAACCTGGTAAATTCTATGAATTGTTAAAAGGTGAATATGAAAAAGTTATTAATGGAGATCACGAATTATCTAAAGAATGGTTATTTGTTGTTGAATAG
- a CDS encoding HAD family hydrolase: MYKAVISDLDGTLLSRGHHVTKFTKDVIKEIINKGINFYIASGRSYDQIGYITEQLDVKIPIIAANGARIFDAEGKMIYEKGLSKETTEAILDLDYENIAKDSHLNIFSGNDWIITKGTAQKVYDRIPRDVKVVFKEIPKDELKNLDILKIFYIGEHEQLIKLEKAILKVTDAVNVIFVNDYCMEIMAKGANKGAAAKFLLEKEGIELKDAVAFGDGENDFEMLTMVGKGYAMGNSIDRLRRLLPKDFEFVGMNTEDGEAVKLKELFL; encoded by the coding sequence ATGTATAAAGCTGTTATTAGTGATTTAGATGGAACTTTACTAAGTAGAGGTCATCATGTTACAAAATTTACTAAAGATGTCATAAAAGAAATAATAAATAAAGGAATAAATTTTTATATTGCTTCGGGTAGAAGTTATGATCAAATTGGATACATAACAGAACAACTAGATGTAAAAATTCCGATTATAGCGGCAAATGGTGCAAGAATTTTTGATGCAGAAGGAAAAATGATTTATGAAAAAGGATTATCAAAAGAAACAACAGAAGCGATATTGGACTTAGATTATGAAAATATTGCCAAAGATTCACATTTAAACATATTTTCAGGAAATGACTGGATTATTACAAAAGGAACAGCTCAAAAAGTATATGATAGAATTCCGAGAGATGTAAAAGTTGTTTTTAAAGAGATTCCTAAAGATGAATTAAAAAATTTGGATATATTAAAAATATTTTATATTGGAGAACATGAGCAGTTAATAAAATTAGAAAAGGCTATTTTAAAAGTGACAGATGCTGTAAATGTTATATTTGTTAATGATTATTGTATGGAAATTATGGCAAAAGGCGCCAATAAAGGGGCAGCAGCAAAATTTCTACTAGAAAAAGAAGGAATAGAATTAAAAGATGCAGTAGCTTTTGGTGATGGTGAAAATGACTTTGAAATGCTTACAATGGTCGGAAAAGGATATGCAATGGGAAATTCTATTGATAGACTTCGAAGATTATTACCAAAAGATTTTGAATTTGTTGGGATGAATACAGAAGATGGAGAAGCTGTGAAGTTAAAAGAATTGTTTCTATAA
- a CDS encoding ABC transporter ATP-binding protein, producing MIEFINVGMTYPNGNVGLKNINLTIKESEITVFIGPSGSGKTTLLKMINRLEDNTTGEVKINGKNVKDYNIHKMRWDIGYALQQVALFPHMTVEENIAIVPELKKWKKEKIDARINELLNMVGLEPEKYRKRNPSELSGGEAQRVGIARALAADPQIILMDEPFSALDPITRANLQEDVKKLQKQIHKTIVFVTHDIEEAFLLGDKICIIQDGELIQSGTKHEIISNPKNDFVKKFIAIKKKEGEIYE from the coding sequence ATGATAGAATTTATCAATGTTGGAATGACTTATCCAAATGGGAATGTTGGATTAAAAAATATAAACTTGACTATAAAGGAGTCTGAAATTACGGTTTTTATTGGACCGTCTGGGAGCGGGAAAACTACGCTTTTGAAAATGATTAATCGATTGGAGGATAATACGACTGGGGAAGTGAAAATTAATGGAAAAAATGTGAAGGATTATAATATTCACAAAATGCGTTGGGATATTGGATATGCTTTGCAGCAAGTGGCACTTTTTCCGCATATGACGGTTGAAGAAAATATTGCGATTGTGCCTGAATTGAAAAAATGGAAGAAAGAAAAAATTGATGCGAGAATTAATGAGTTATTAAATATGGTTGGGCTTGAGCCTGAAAAATATCGAAAGAGAAACCCTTCAGAATTATCTGGTGGAGAAGCACAAAGGGTTGGAATTGCAAGAGCTCTAGCTGCTGATCCACAAATTATTTTGATGGACGAACCATTTAGTGCATTAGATCCCATCACTCGTGCAAATTTACAGGAAGATGTGAAAAAACTTCAGAAACAAATTCACAAAACAATTGTTTTTGTAACTCACGACATTGAGGAAGCATTTTTATTGGGGGATAAAATTTGCATTATTCAAGATGGCGAATTAATTCAATCTGGAACAAAACACGAAATAATCTCAAATCCTAAAAATGATTTTGTGAAAAAATTTATAGCTATCAAAAAGAAAGAAGGTGAAATTTATGAATAA
- the mnmA gene encoding tRNA 2-thiouridine(34) synthase MnmA — MKNKKVVVGMSGGIDSSVAALLLQQQGYEVIGVTLKHLPDELSENPGKTCCSLDDINDARYTCYNLGIPHYVINVVDEFKKEVMEYFVKMYNEGKTPSPCVICDEKVKIKKLVEFADKMGIKYISTGHYSKKSMNGLLMWDKENRKDQSYMLYRLDKDIVERFLFPLSEYEKPQVREIARQHGIHTHNKPDSQGICFAPNGYIPYLQKVLGDEVKKGNFVDKDGNVVGQHIGYQFYTIGQRRGLGLNLGKPFFVSEIRSETNEIVVGDFEELLIDEIEVINYKLYYKIEELLDKEIIARPRFSSKGLKGKLILKEDLLFFKFNEKTHENSEGQHIVFYLNDELIGGGEIKTKK; from the coding sequence ATGAAAAATAAAAAAGTAGTAGTTGGAATGAGTGGAGGAATAGATAGTTCGGTAGCAGCATTATTGTTGCAGCAACAAGGATATGAAGTGATAGGAGTTACATTGAAACATTTGCCAGATGAATTGTCAGAAAATCCTGGTAAAACATGTTGTTCACTAGATGATATAAATGATGCGAGATATACTTGCTATAATTTGGGGATTCCACATTATGTGATAAATGTTGTAGATGAATTTAAAAAAGAGGTAATGGAATATTTCGTGAAAATGTACAATGAAGGGAAAACTCCATCACCTTGCGTGATTTGTGATGAGAAAGTGAAGATTAAGAAATTAGTAGAATTTGCAGATAAAATGGGGATAAAATATATTTCAACTGGGCATTATTCGAAAAAAAGTATGAATGGACTTCTTATGTGGGACAAGGAAAATCGAAAAGATCAGTCGTATATGCTTTACAGACTTGATAAAGATATTGTTGAGAGATTTTTATTTCCGCTATCAGAATATGAAAAACCACAAGTTAGAGAAATCGCTCGACAACACGGAATTCATACACATAACAAGCCAGATAGCCAAGGAATTTGTTTTGCACCAAATGGTTATATTCCATATTTACAAAAGGTTCTTGGCGATGAAGTCAAAAAGGGAAATTTTGTAGATAAAGATGGAAATGTAGTAGGTCAGCATATAGGATATCAATTTTATACGATTGGTCAGCGACGTGGCTTGGGACTTAATTTAGGAAAACCTTTTTTCGTTTCAGAAATTCGATCAGAAACTAACGAAATTGTCGTTGGAGATTTTGAAGAATTGCTAATAGATGAAATTGAAGTGATTAATTATAAATTGTATTACAAAATAGAAGAGTTGCTTGATAAGGAAATTATTGCAAGACCAAGATTTTCATCGAAAGGACTGAAGGGAAAATTAATTTTGAAAGAGGATTTACTTTTTTTCAAATTTAATGAAAAAACACATGAAAATTCTGAAGGTCAGCATATTGTATTTTATTTAAACGATGAATTAATCGGTGGTGGAGAGATAAAAACGAAAAAATAA
- a CDS encoding HAD family hydrolase, which produces MFKAVVSDLDGTLLNAEHKVSDFTRETVELLLKKGIKFYIATGRNYLGAKEAMDELGVKVPLITSHGSVVFDENGNKIFANNLKREYLDKVLNIDYKSFGKDIIITGYSGPNWFVTEDLREYFYNKKPDRTRYPKQITPEEFKKNDFTKIFFLGENHDELLELENEIKRIVGEENISLLFANEGSLEVFPANCDKAKAAEVVLKRDGLTLKDAVSFGDGLNDYELITETGLGFAMGNSIYLLLEKLTDTEVIESNAEDGMAKKLRELFDL; this is translated from the coding sequence ATGTTTAAAGCTGTTGTAAGTGATTTGGATGGAACACTTTTGAATGCAGAACATAAAGTAAGTGATTTTACTAGAGAAACGGTAGAATTATTATTAAAAAAAGGGATAAAGTTTTATATTGCAACTGGAAGAAATTATTTAGGAGCAAAAGAAGCAATGGATGAGCTTGGTGTAAAAGTCCCATTGATTACTTCACATGGATCAGTTGTTTTTGATGAGAATGGGAATAAAATTTTTGCAAATAATTTGAAGCGAGAATATTTAGATAAAGTTTTGAATATTGATTATAAGTCGTTTGGAAAAGATATAATTATAACTGGATATTCTGGACCAAATTGGTTTGTTACTGAAGATTTGCGAGAATATTTTTACAATAAAAAGCCTGATAGAACTAGATATCCAAAACAAATTACTCCTGAAGAGTTTAAAAAGAATGATTTTACAAAAATATTTTTTCTTGGAGAAAATCATGATGAATTGTTAGAACTTGAGAATGAGATAAAAAGAATAGTTGGGGAGGAAAATATAAGTCTTTTATTTGCAAATGAAGGAAGTTTGGAAGTTTTCCCTGCAAATTGTGATAAGGCAAAAGCAGCTGAAGTTGTGTTAAAAAGAGATGGATTGACATTAAAGGATGCAGTTTCATTTGGAGATGGATTGAATGATTATGAACTGATAACAGAAACTGGACTTGGTTTTGCAATGGGAAATTCAATTTATTTGTTGCTTGAGAAATTGACAGATACGGAAGTTATTGAAAGTAATGCTGAAGATGGAATGGCAAAAAAATTAAGAGAATTGTTTGATTTATAA